Part of the Bacillus cabrialesii genome is shown below.
GTTATAATCAGCATCTTTTTTATCACGACTTGAAAGTACGGCAAGAACAATAGGATCTCCTTTTGGCGGCCAAATAATCGCAATGTCATTTCGCGTACCATATGATCCTGCTCCAGTCTTATCAGCCACTTCCCAACCTTTCGGCACTCCGGCACGAATTAAAGCATCTCCTGTAGTATTTCTCTTCATCCAATCTATCAAAAGCTCACGTTTCTCAGTTGGGAGTGCATCTCCGAGTGTAAAAGCTTGGAGACTGGTAGCAAGTGCTTTTGCTGTACTCGTATCATGAGTTTCACCTGGATTCACTTCATTTAAATCTGGCTCAAATCGCTCAGGGTTGGTTACATTATCACCCATTTCCTCCAGTGCCTTTTTAAACCCAGCCGGTCCACCCAGTTGTTTCAGGATAAGGTTTCCAGCTGTATTGTCACTGTATCGAAGAGAAGCATCGGCAAGCTCCTTCAGGGTCATCCCCGTATCAACATGCTTTTCTGTGATCGGATTATAATTGACAAGATCCCCACGTGTATAGGTAATTCTTTGATTCAGCTCTTCTATTGACTTCTGTTGTAAAAGTGCTCCTACAGCTAGAGCCTTATGAGTGGATGCATAAGCAAAACGCTCATCTGGATGATAGGTTACTGTTTGATTTGTACCAGTATCCAGCGCAAAGACACCAAGTTTAACATCATATTCTTCTTCAAGCTTGGAAAAATTATGGTTGCTGGAAGTTTCTTTTTTGGGCGGTTTAGTTGATTCAGCATCGACGTTATTGTTTGAACAGCCTACAAGCGTTGCACATGAAAGAAATAGGACAGGTAGCATTTTTCTGAATACTGAAGTACGAAAAATGTTGCTTAACGATTTCATTAAAACTCAACCTCTTTCTAAAAAATATAGTATGTGTTTCTTTCTAAAGGAATCATTTTGTCCTTTTTTCCATATAAAAATGCACCCCAAGATACATACATAGATTACTTAGAAATTTTATCTATGTCTATCTTAAAGGGCGCACATCAAGCAATCTGGAAGGGCATTGAGAAGTTATATATACATGAAATAGCTTTACTATTAACCAGCAGACGTTCCTCCATCGATTGTCTACGCAGGCCCCGTTACAAAAGAGGCTTCGTCAGAGAGAAGCCAGAAAAAAATGACCTCCTCAAAGAAGCTCATTTTTTCGTTTTTGGGGAAAACTGTTTTTTTTGGCTTAATGGCGATATACCCCCTTGGAAGAAAGGGATACAAATGATTGCCTTAACCAAAAAGAAAATCAATACGTATCAGGACAATTTACATCAGTCATAACGCTTTATCGGACATTTTCACACTTCTAGCCAAGTATCCCGACAGCCATAACGCAACCAGCAGCATGAAGATGATCATGCCAACGACACCCAGCCAGTGAAAAGCAGACCAGAATAGCCCGCCGACCGTTCCGCAAACACTTGAACCGGCGTAATAAAAGAACAAATACAACGATGACGCCTGCGCTTTGTTGTGCAAGGCTCTTCTGCCCACCCAGCTGCTGGCGACTGAATGCCCGCCGAAGAAGCCGAATGTAAAGAGCGCAATCCCCAGAATTTTCACTGCTAACACACTGTTTACCGTTAATAAAGCACCTGCGATGACGATGAAGATATTCATCATTAAGATTTTCGGGTAGCCATATTGATCAACCATTCTACCAATGAAAGACGAGCTGAAAATCCCTACAATCATCACAATAAAAATCCAGCTGGCAAACGCTTTATTAAACGAATACGGCGGTCCCAACAGCACATACGCAATGTAGTTAAACAATGCCACATTGCTTCCGAGCAGCAAAAAACCAATCAGGAACAAGCTTAATAGTTTTCGGTCCTTCAAGTGGCTGATAAGAGACAAGCCCAATTGTCCGAACTCCAATTTTCTCGGCGTAAAATGCCTGGATGGAGGCAAATTCATAAAAAATATTATACTTGCGATCAAACTAATCACACCAATTGACCCCATCGCTACATGCCAAGTAAAGTATTCGCTCAGGAGACCTGACACGATCCTTCCAAAAACGGCGCCGATCGCGTTTCCGCTGATATACAGCCCCATCGCTGATCCAAGGCTTCCGGGTTCAATTTCTTCTCCGAGATAAGCCATCGCAATCGAAGGAAGGCCGGCGAGCGCAATCCCTTGAATGGTTCTCAATACGAGCAGCGTATGAAAATTGGGGCTGAAAGCCGACGCCAGACAAAGAACAGATGCGGCCAGCATTGATATAGCCATAATCGGCTTGCGCCCCCACACCTCGGACAATGAGCCAAAGACAAGCATACTCACAGCTAACAGCATTGTGGTAACAGATAAAGAAAGACTCGCCGCCGTAGGCGTTACATGAAAGTCCCGCGTGAATTCCTCCATAAGCGGCTGTACGCAATAAAGAATCGCAAATGTATTAAAACCCGCGGCAAAGAAAGCAAACGTAATTTTACGAAAAACCGGTGTTCCTTTTTGAATATATGTCATCGGGACTTCATCGGCCCCTCCGCATGATGTTGAGCACTCCAATTCATAAACAACCATCCTTTATTTTCTACGAATTCAAACATTCTCGAGTCTGTTTATACATTTATCTTAGCACCGTTAATATATGTTGTATAATGCATATAAAATATCCTTTTCATGCTTATATGTAATAGAGGAGGGATGATGATTGGAATGGGAACAGCTTGAATATTTTCAAACACTGGCCCGGATGCAGCACGTGACAAAAGCGGCAAAAAGCCTCTCCATCACACAGCCCGCGCTTTCACGCTCTATCGCCAGGCTGGAAAACCACTTAGGCGTCCCGCTATTCGACAGGCAGGGACGATCCATTACTTTAAATAAATACGGTCACATCTTTTTACGGCGGGTTCAAGCGATGATGAAGGAGTACACCGAAGGAAAAGAGGAAATCCAAGCCTTATTAAAGCCAGACCAAGGTGAGGTGTCTCTCGGTTTTTTACATACATTAGGGACAACGCTTGTGCCCGATCTCATCGGCTCCTTCCAGCAAGAATATTCCAACATTTCCTTTCAGCTGAAGCAAAACCATTCTTATTGGCTGCTCGAACAATTAAAGTCCGGAGATCTGGACCTCTGTCTCCTCGCTTCAATCAAGCCGGAAAAAACAATCCAATGGATCCAGCTGTGGAGTGAAGAACTATTTGTATTTGTTCCAAACGATCACCCGTTAGCCCATCGTGAAAGCATTACCCTGAATGAAATTGCCGGGGAGCGTTTTATTTTATTGAAAAAGGGCTACGCGCTTCGAATGACGGTCGATGAGCTGTTTGAAAAAGCCGATATACAGCCGAACATTATGTTTGAAGGGGAAGAAGCCGCCACTGCGGCAGGTTTTGTGGCGGCCGGACTGGGCATATCCATTCTGCCCGACCTGAAAGGCTTAGACCAAAGCAAAATCACAAAAATCCCTGTCAGCTGGCCGGAATGTCAGCGTGTCATCGGCATCGCCTGGATAAAAGGCAGAATTTTATCACCGGTTGCTGAGACCTTTAAAGAGTATGTCATCAGCCATTTTGCTGAGTAAGGAGGAGTTACATCATGAATGTGAAGAGAATAACGTCAGAACATGATTTACATACAGCGTTTGAAATCAGAAAAGCAGTATTTGTTGAGGAACAAGGCTGTCCCGTTTCCGATGAATTCGATGAGTTCGATACACTCCGCGGAGATTGCCGGCACATTTTGGTTTATCACGAGAATGAACCCGTTGGCACAGCCCGTGTCCGTATCGTTGATCACGTGGGCAAACTGGAAAGAATCTGCATTTTGAAGCCCTATCGCAAATTCGGGCTGGGCAAAGTGATCGTCGATGTGTTAGAACGCATTGTGAAAGAACAAGGCATTTCAGCCTTCAAACTGTACGGCCAGACACAGGCGGCAGGCTTTTATGAAAAACTCGGCTATCAGACAGCATCTGATGAATTTATGCTGGACGGCATCCCCCATGTGCTAATGACAAAACAAGATGGCCGATAAATTGTTCACAAATTTGTCACTTATGAGCGTTAGTACTTCATTGGTATACTAATCACCGATTATTGAGAGAAGGAATGATTGTATGCCAGCAAATAAAAAAGAAGGCCTGATCTTTGGCGTGATGATGTGTTTTGGAATGGTCTGCGTCATGTCGATTTACAATGCCTGCATCAACGGAGCCATTCATGATGTTTCACTGGTGACCGTTTTTGAAATGGTCATCGGTTTTATTATCGCACTGCTGTTAGATTTACTGTTAGTAGGCCCACTTGCCAAAAAGATTGCTTTCAGCTTGCCGTTCGACAAGTCAAAAAAAGTATTAGTGATCCTTGCCATATCGACGTGTATGGTGATCGGCATGGTGCTTTGTATGTCTGTGTTCGGTTTAGTGACAGCAGCTTTATCAAATGGGCTAAATGGGGACAGCGTCTTCAACGCTTATCTGATGATTGTATTGAAAAATTTCATCTTAGCTTATCCATTGCAATTACTGATTATGGGACCGCTTGTCAGAGGGATTTTTATGAAATTTGTAAAACCAAAGCTCACAGCTGCTATTTAAATAGAAAAGGAGTGAGCGTTACACTCACTCCTTTTCCCCACAAATTGAATGTAACACAAGCTCCGCAAAAGCCTCGGCTGCAGGCAGCTGCCATTTTTTCTTTTTCAGTAACATATGAGAGTAAAGCGGATCAAAGGTTTCAGCATGATGGAGCATTTTCAGCTTGCCCGCCTCCACTTCTTCTTTCACTGTGATATAAGGCAAAACAGAAAACCCAAGCCCGCTCATGACCGTTTGTTTGATCGCTTCGATACTCCACAGCTCCATTGTTTGAAAGCTGCGGATATCATGCTTCACAAGATATGTTTCAAACATGGTCCGATAACTGCAGCCCTCTTCATTTGTGATAAAGAATCGGCTGCTGTTTTCTTGTTTGCAATCATCAAAATGATCCGGCCCATCCATACTGCCCACAAGGACAATCTTCTCCTCGGTTAACGTGTAATGAACGCATTTCTCGATATGAATTTCCGGATAGACCATTAACGCGATATCCACCCGTCCGCTTAATAAATCCACCTGATTTTGTCCGCATGTGCCGTTGCTTAAGATAATTTTGACATGAGGATATTTCTGTGAAAATTCTCTTATGATCGGTCCGAGTCTGGAAATGGTTAACGACTCAGGGGCAGCCACTTTCAATACACCCTTAACTTCGTGAACGCTTTGCATATTTTTGATCTGCTCGTACGTTGACAGTAAATCCTCGGCTAAAGGGATCAATTCTCTGCCCAAAGCAGTAAGCCTTACACTCCGTTTCTCATACGTGAATAATGCCCCGCCGATCTCCTGCTCAAGCGCTTGAACGTGAGTGGTGATCGTGGATTGCGTATAACCTAGCTTCGCCGCGGCTCCAGTATAACTCCCCTGCTCTACGATGGCCTGAAACGTGATAAGATGTCTGATCTCCATTCGATTGCTCCTTTTATGATCTATCGAAAAAAATGATATTGCTTTTTTATATTTCAATTTTATTTATACATATCATTATCATACAATAAAAACTGCTCCGTACGACATTAGTAAATGAAGGTGATTTGATGAGTCTAATAGCTTTTCTTTCGTATGTGCTTTTGACATCCATTACACCCGGCCCAAGCAACATCTTAATGATGAATGAAGCGCGGCGGTTTGGCTTTATAGGGTCATGGCGTTTTAATAGCGGAATTTTGGCAGGTTTTGCAGTTCTGGGGATTCTAAGCGGTGTATTTACGATAGGACTATACAAATGGATTCCGGTTGCGGAGCCATACTTCAAAATAGCGGGTGCAGTCTATCTGCTTTATTTGGCATGGCAGGTCGGTTTGTCCCAAAAAGCAAAAAAAGAATCTGAAGATGTGCATTCTTCTTTTCTATCAGGTTTTATTTTTCAAATGATCAACTTCAAAAGCATTTTGTTCTTCTTAACATTGATGAGTGCTTTTATCCTTCCATTCCAGCATTCCATGACATCGATTATTTTTTATCTCACATTAGCCATAATTCTCGGCTGGATGGCGCTGTTGTTATGGTCAGGATTTGGCTCTGTATTCAAAAAACTCTTTGAGAAACACGATAAGGCATTTCGCATCATCATGTGTTTGCTGCTTGTTTATTCTGCTGTCAGTATTTATCTCTAGCACGTTATAAAAAGACGTTTGGCGCAAGCAGAAAATCAAACTTTCATGTGGGCCGGTCAGGAATTCAAACCTAAAGATACACATCAAGAAAACGAACGTCAAGGTCGAGGATAGCCCAATAAAAAGAACCGGTGCACTCGGCCCGATTCTTTCTGTTTAAGAGACACTGATTGAGATATCTGTGTATCTTTTAATTCATCTTTCTAGACATACCAATATTCTTTGGTATGTTTTTTCTTACTTCCATTAATCTCTGTACTTTAACACATAGTTTTTATACAACTCTTCGTTATAAAGAATTTCTTCGCCATGTGACGAGCAAATGAGCGTTGGCTTGATTTCATCTATGATCGCACCGCTATCGATGTTCTCATTTATATCAACACTAAATCTTCTGATAGGCGGGTGTAAATCCTCCTCACTTGTGATAAAAAGATCTCCTGTTAATAGAGTACGATCTGTTTGATGATGATACACAACATGCCCGGGAGAATGCCCTGGTGTTAAATAGTATTGCAGAGGCAAGTGAGCAAGCGTTTGCTCCGTCAGCGGCTGGACAATATGGGCTACCCCTGTGTTCTCCACTTCATTTTTGTTCGGATAAGGCGTTTCCCCATTGATATATATAAGTTCTTTCTGGTGGGCATAAATTGGAATATCAAATCTCTCTAACCATTTTGACGCACCTCCGATATGATCGCTGTGGCCATGGGTAAGCAAAATGGCTTTTGGATTGCCGATCGCTAACGCTGCCCTAATTTGAACATCAACAAAACGTTCTATCCCTGTATCAACAATATAAACATCATCGCCATCTTTAATAAACCAAGTATGAACCGGGATATGAATAGGTTCATCAAGCTCAAATTCACATTGAAAGACATGTTCTGATAGCTGTCTCAAGTTCATCAAAACCACTCCCTTTGGAAATTTCTTGATATCATTACTGTAATGCAAATCAATTAAATATGTAACTACGCACATTTTTGTAACTTGCATTGTGAGGTGATCGAACTGGGAGATTGGTCCTTTGCTGACTCATATTTGGTTTTGTAGATACTGAAGGGCAATACCCCTTTACTAAGGTGTTTTTTTTAAAAGGTTAAATTTTGTCCATTAATAATCCCTTTTGTTCCCCTTCTTCACATACTCCCAATCACGTTCTACATTTTTCCTCACTCTGTGAACGAGTTGAAATATAGTTTCCTTTTCCTCAGGTGTAAAGCCGGACAAAGCCACTTCCATGGAATGTTCTCCTTCTCTTCTTAACAATGGATACACCTTTTTCCCTTTCTCGGTCGGGAACAGTTTTTTTATTTTTTTATTTTGCTCATCCGGCTGTTTTTGAATAAATCCCTGCATTTCTAGTTTCTTTATAGCCCGCGCGGCTGTTGTTCGGTCGACTTTGATCATTTCTGCCAATTTTTCTTGAATAATCCCCGGATTTTCGTATATACGTACAAGATAAAGATACTGCCCTCTTGTTAAGTCCAAATCTTTAAATTCAATATTGCTTATGGAATCCAACGCTCTTGCTATCATGCCGATCTCTCGCAAAATGTCATTCATTCCTAAAACCCCTCACGTATTTTTTGTTGCAATTACAACAAAATTGTTTTAACCTTACTATTATAAGACCATATGCATGCGGCGCAGTCCAGACTAATATCAGAAAAGGATTGATCCATTATGAATATAAAAAGAATAACAACTGAAACTGATTTACATGTTGCTAAGGATATTAGAAAAACGGTATTTATTGAAGAACAGCAAGTGCCTGAATCCGATGAGTTCGACCAATTCGATACGCTCAATGAACAATGCCAGCATGTCTTGGTATACCATGAAAATCTTCCTGTCGGCACAGGCCGTGTGCGCATCGTTGATCAGACAGGTAAGTTGGAAAGAATCTGCATCCTTAAACCTTACCGTAAGTACGGCTTGGGCAAAGTTATTATAAGCAGGTTAGAAAACATCATGAAAGAAAAAGGCATTTCCGCATTTAAGCTGCATGGGCAAACACAGGCAGCAGGCTTTTATAAAAAACTGGGCTACCAGATTACCTCACAGGAATTTATGGAAGACGGCATCCCGCACGTCTTGATGACAAAAGAATGATCGCTAATAAAATGAAATATATGTATTATGGATTAGGTATCCTCGTACTAAGTTTAGGCATTACTTTAACGATACAATCAGGGCTGGGGACATCCCCCTTCGATGCCCTTTTGGTTGGCCTTTCAGAAGAAGTCGGCCTTACAGTAGGAAGCTGGGAGGTCCTTATTTCTGTGATCCTCTTACTCTGTAACTCTATATTAACGAGAAAAAAACCTATTCTGCTAGGCTTGATTACTGCATTCATCACTGGGATTGGCATTGACCTATGGTTGTTTGTTGTAAAAAGCACGATTGATCCGAGCATGTGGTTTAGCAAACTGGCTTGTTTCGGAATTGGTTTGGTGCTCATCGGTCTTGGAACAGCGATCTATCTTCAGACGACATTTGCATCAACACCTATCGATCATTTAACACTCATTATCCGTGATCTCTCCAAAAGAACAATCTTATTTTCAAGAACATTGGTCTATGCTCTTTTCTTAGTATTAGCTATTATCTTTAATGGCCCTATCGGTATCGGAACCCTTTTAACAGTTTGTTTAGGAGGTATGATCCTTCACTTTTTAATGCCTTTTGTTGAACGGTGTTTTTAAACATATCAATTAATTGTGTGGGATTGCTAATAAAAAGAAGAACACTTCCCAGCCAATACAATAAATCGCGAAAACAAGACGGTTCTCGTCAGCGTCGGCTTTTCGACTAGCCCATTAATGCCCCAGGATAATCAACTGTGGAATAACATAAGCCATTTTAAATCGTAATACCATTTGTTCAAATAATACAGTTACCTTTTATGTCATTCATTTTCTAAAACCTGTAATCCGTACCCATGCGGTAGCAGGTTTTTTTATTTGCTTGACTTAGAGTTAACTCTAAATTGTAAACTAACTTTAATTAAATGAGAGGGATGATGTTGTTGTATTCCATTAGTAAAGCTGCTGAGAAGACTAGTATTAGTTCGTATACATTAAGATATTACGAAAAGATTGGGTTGCTTCCACCACCAAAACGAAAAAACAGCGGAAGGCGTTTTTATACGGAGACTGATATTCAGTTCATGTTATTCCTGAAAAGTTTAAAGGAAACAGGTATGTCTTTGGAGGATATTAATGAGTTTGTCAAAGACGGATGCATTTTGGAAAAAATCAGTTCGGATGTTAAATCGGCACAACTCTCCCCATCTATAAATAAACGTATTGAGATTTTAACCAAGCACTTAGAGAAAATGGAAATTAAAAAAAGGGAGCTGGAAGAAGTGATTTCTACTACAAAAGGAAAACTGGATACATATTATTCAATTTTGAAAGAGGAAGTGGAAAACAAATGAAACATTTAAATATATACCTGATGTTACTTGGTTTCTCTATTTTCACGGGAGCTACTTTTAATCTTGCAAAATATACAGTTGGATATTTTTCTCCATCGTCTTCAGCGGCATGGCGTTTCGGTTTAGCGGCTGCAGTGATGCTTATCATTTTGATTTTTACTGAAGGTATAAACAAGAGTCAATTACGGAAAAACGCCGTTTCATACATTGTTCTTGGAATTATAGGAATCTTTGGATTTAATGCATTGTTTTTTGTTGGGTTGAAATATACATCTCCCGTTAACGGGGCATTAATAATGGGGCTGAATCCTTTATTAACAGCGATTCTCGCTCGAATGATCTTAAAGGACAAAATGACAAAAAAACAAGGGCTCGGTATATTCTTTGCTTTCATCGGTGTATTGTTAGTGATTACACAAGGTTCTATCGAAACCATTAAAACCTTATCAATTTCAGGCGGAGACTTAATCATCTTTTCAGGTAACGTTTGTTGGGCACTTTATGGTGTACTTGGACGCCGGTTTGTAAAGGATGGAACTCCGCTATCTACAACCACTTATACGATGGTTATCGGTGCTGTTAGTTTAATAGTAGTTTCCTTATTTACATCCAATCCTGTTTCTTTGCCGAACATCCCGATTGGAGTTTGGGGAGCAATTGCCTTTATGGCTTTCTTTACAAGTGTTTTGGGTTACCTATGGTGGAATCAGGGGATTAAGGAGATTGGGGCAAGTAAAACCTCTTTATTTTTCAACCTTGTTCCCGTCGTAACGATGATTATTTCATTTGCTGTTGGAACACCAATAAAGGTATTTCAAGTTATTGGGGCTGGGTTAGTTATATTAGGCGTTTTAACTGCTTCGGGGGTACTACGTATTCCTAAGTACAATACTAAAGAACAGTCAGCTGTATAAAATAACAGGGATTATTTTTGAGAAAACGTGTTAAGTTAAATATAAACTAATTATAGAAAGAAGGTGATCCCATGCCAAACAAAAGTAAACCCAATAGATTAATCGCTGAGAAGTCTCCTTATTTACTTCAACATGCTCACAACCCTGTGGACTGGTTCCCTTGGGGAGAAGAAGCATTTGAAAAAGCGAAACGCGAAAACAAGCCTGTTCTCGTATCT
Proteins encoded:
- a CDS encoding DMT family transporter — its product is MKHLNIYLMLLGFSIFTGATFNLAKYTVGYFSPSSSAAWRFGLAAAVMLIILIFTEGINKSQLRKNAVSYIVLGIIGIFGFNALFFVGLKYTSPVNGALIMGLNPLLTAILARMILKDKMTKKQGLGIFFAFIGVLLVITQGSIETIKTLSISGGDLIIFSGNVCWALYGVLGRRFVKDGTPLSTTTYTMVIGAVSLIVVSLFTSNPVSLPNIPIGVWGAIAFMAFFTSVLGYLWWNQGIKEIGASKTSLFFNLVPVVTMIISFAVGTPIKVFQVIGAGLVILGVLTASGVLRIPKYNTKEQSAV
- a CDS encoding MerR family transcriptional regulator; translation: MLLYSISKAAEKTSISSYTLRYYEKIGLLPPPKRKNSGRRFYTETDIQFMLFLKSLKETGMSLEDINEFVKDGCILEKISSDVKSAQLSPSINKRIEILTKHLEKMEIKKRELEEVISTTKGKLDTYYSILKEEVENK
- a CDS encoding DUF2798 domain-containing protein, which codes for MPANKKEGLIFGVMMCFGMVCVMSIYNACINGAIHDVSLVTVFEMVIGFIIALLLDLLLVGPLAKKIAFSLPFDKSKKVLVILAISTCMVIGMVLCMSVFGLVTAALSNGLNGDSVFNAYLMIVLKNFILAYPLQLLIMGPLVRGIFMKFVKPKLTAAI
- a CDS encoding GNAT family N-acetyltransferase codes for the protein MNVKRITSEHDLHTAFEIRKAVFVEEQGCPVSDEFDEFDTLRGDCRHILVYHENEPVGTARVRIVDHVGKLERICILKPYRKFGLGKVIVDVLERIVKEQGISAFKLYGQTQAAGFYEKLGYQTASDEFMLDGIPHVLMTKQDGR
- a CDS encoding GNAT family N-acetyltransferase, translated to MNIKRITTETDLHVAKDIRKTVFIEEQQVPESDEFDQFDTLNEQCQHVLVYHENLPVGTGRVRIVDQTGKLERICILKPYRKYGLGKVIISRLENIMKEKGISAFKLHGQTQAAGFYKKLGYQITSQEFMEDGIPHVLMTKE
- a CDS encoding MBL fold metallo-hydrolase, with the protein product MNLRQLSEHVFQCEFELDEPIHIPVHTWFIKDGDDVYIVDTGIERFVDVQIRAALAIGNPKAILLTHGHSDHIGGASKWLERFDIPIYAHQKELIYINGETPYPNKNEVENTGVAHIVQPLTEQTLAHLPLQYYLTPGHSPGHVVYHHQTDRTLLTGDLFITSEEDLHPPIRRFSVDINENIDSGAIIDEIKPTLICSSHGEEILYNEELYKNYVLKYRD
- a CDS encoding YczE/YyaS/YitT family protein, whose amino-acid sequence is MKYMYYGLGILVLSLGITLTIQSGLGTSPFDALLVGLSEEVGLTVGSWEVLISVILLLCNSILTRKKPILLGLITAFITGIGIDLWLFVVKSTIDPSMWFSKLACFGIGLVLIGLGTAIYLQTTFASTPIDHLTLIIRDLSKRTILFSRTLVYALFLVLAIIFNGPIGIGTLLTVCLGGMILHFLMPFVERCF
- a CDS encoding MFS transporter — encoded protein: MTYIQKGTPVFRKITFAFFAAGFNTFAILYCVQPLMEEFTRDFHVTPTAASLSLSVTTMLLAVSMLVFGSLSEVWGRKPIMAISMLAASVLCLASAFSPNFHTLLVLRTIQGIALAGLPSIAMAYLGEEIEPGSLGSAMGLYISGNAIGAVFGRIVSGLLSEYFTWHVAMGSIGVISLIASIIFFMNLPPSRHFTPRKLEFGQLGLSLISHLKDRKLLSLFLIGFLLLGSNVALFNYIAYVLLGPPYSFNKAFASWIFIVMIVGIFSSSFIGRMVDQYGYPKILMMNIFIVIAGALLTVNSVLAVKILGIALFTFGFFGGHSVASSWVGRRALHNKAQASSLYLFFYYAGSSVCGTVGGLFWSAFHWLGVVGMIIFMLLVALWLSGYLARSVKMSDKAL
- the bla gene encoding class A beta-lactamase; the protein is MKSLSNIFRTSVFRKMLPVLFLSCATLVGCSNNNVDAESTKPPKKETSSNHNFSKLEEEYDVKLGVFALDTGTNQTVTYHPDERFAYASTHKALAVGALLQQKSIEELNQRITYTRGDLVNYNPITEKHVDTGMTLKELADASLRYSDNTAGNLILKQLGGPAGFKKALEEMGDNVTNPERFEPDLNEVNPGETHDTSTAKALATSLQAFTLGDALPTEKRELLIDWMKRNTTGDALIRAGVPKGWEVADKTGAGSYGTRNDIAIIWPPKGDPIVLAVLSSRDKKDADYNDKLIAEATKEVIKALKVKNK
- a CDS encoding LysR family transcriptional regulator produces the protein MEIRHLITFQAIVEQGSYTGAAAKLGYTQSTITTHVQALEQEIGGALFTYEKRSVRLTALGRELIPLAEDLLSTYEQIKNMQSVHEVKGVLKVAAPESLTISRLGPIIREFSQKYPHVKIILSNGTCGQNQVDLLSGRVDIALMVYPEIHIEKCVHYTLTEEKIVLVGSMDGPDHFDDCKQENSSRFFITNEEGCSYRTMFETYLVKHDIRSFQTMELWSIEAIKQTVMSGLGFSVLPYITVKEEVEAGKLKMLHHAETFDPLYSHMLLKKKKWQLPAAEAFAELVLHSICGEKE
- a CDS encoding LysE family translocator, producing MSLIAFLSYVLLTSITPGPSNILMMNEARRFGFIGSWRFNSGILAGFAVLGILSGVFTIGLYKWIPVAEPYFKIAGAVYLLYLAWQVGLSQKAKKESEDVHSSFLSGFIFQMINFKSILFFLTLMSAFILPFQHSMTSIIFYLTLAIILGWMALLLWSGFGSVFKKLFEKHDKAFRIIMCLLLVYSAVSIYL
- a CDS encoding MarR family transcriptional regulator, producing MNDILREIGMIARALDSISNIEFKDLDLTRGQYLYLVRIYENPGIIQEKLAEMIKVDRTTAARAIKKLEMQGFIQKQPDEQNKKIKKLFPTEKGKKVYPLLRREGEHSMEVALSGFTPEEKETIFQLVHRVRKNVERDWEYVKKGNKRDY
- a CDS encoding LysR family transcriptional regulator — its product is MEWEQLEYFQTLARMQHVTKAAKSLSITQPALSRSIARLENHLGVPLFDRQGRSITLNKYGHIFLRRVQAMMKEYTEGKEEIQALLKPDQGEVSLGFLHTLGTTLVPDLIGSFQQEYSNISFQLKQNHSYWLLEQLKSGDLDLCLLASIKPEKTIQWIQLWSEELFVFVPNDHPLAHRESITLNEIAGERFILLKKGYALRMTVDELFEKADIQPNIMFEGEEAATAAGFVAAGLGISILPDLKGLDQSKITKIPVSWPECQRVIGIAWIKGRILSPVAETFKEYVISHFAE